The proteins below are encoded in one region of Vibrio sp. ED004:
- a CDS encoding ABC transporter ATP-binding protein: MITFSDIQLLRGGKPLLDQASATLHPGDKIGLVGKNGCGKSTLFALIKDELSIDAGSFSKPAHWEMAWVAQETPALERTAIEYVIDGDREYRGLEDQLEKAEQADNGTLVAEIHGKIETIGGYSIKARAAELLDGLGFSQEQMTWNLTQFSGGWRMRLNLAQALLCRSDLLLLDEPTNHLDLDAVMWLERWLQTYPGTLVLISHDRDFLDPIVNRIVHVENQQLNEYTGNYSSFETQRAQKLILQQAMFQKQQKQMAHMQSYIDRFRYKASKARQAQSRIKALEKMEQVLPAQFDNPFSFEFREPDALPNPIMMMDEVSAGYDDNLILEKIRLNLVPGSRIGLLGRNGAGKSTLIKLLSGELKQQGGELSYSQGVKIGYFAQHQLETLHPEETPLQHMMQIAPKHTEQQLRDYLGSFGFQGEKALDKVAPFSGGEKARLVLALLVWQKPNLLLLDEPTNHLDLDMRQALTFALQTFEGAMVIVSHDRYLLRATTDDLYLVHDRQVAPFDGDLSDYYKWLTEQQKVERKEAQALAPAKDGANSAAAKKEQKRKEAEFRKLTAPLRKKLTQFEKQMDKLTQALEEAEQELSDTSLYEAENKAKLNKVLALQASSKSQLEEVEMDWMSTQEELEQMEQDMDSL, translated from the coding sequence ATGATTACTTTCTCTGATATTCAATTGCTACGCGGCGGTAAGCCACTCCTTGACCAAGCATCTGCCACTCTTCACCCTGGCGACAAGATCGGTTTGGTTGGTAAAAACGGCTGTGGTAAATCTACGCTGTTCGCCTTAATTAAGGACGAACTGTCTATTGATGCCGGCTCATTCAGCAAACCAGCGCATTGGGAAATGGCTTGGGTTGCTCAAGAAACGCCTGCATTAGAAAGAACAGCAATTGAATACGTGATTGATGGCGACCGGGAATACCGCGGCCTTGAAGATCAACTAGAGAAAGCGGAACAAGCCGACAACGGCACATTGGTCGCAGAGATCCACGGCAAGATCGAAACCATTGGTGGTTACAGCATCAAGGCACGTGCTGCCGAGTTGTTGGACGGCCTAGGCTTTAGCCAAGAACAAATGACATGGAACCTGACTCAGTTCTCAGGTGGTTGGCGTATGCGTTTGAACCTAGCGCAAGCCCTACTGTGTCGCAGTGACTTATTGCTGCTCGATGAGCCGACCAACCACTTGGATTTAGACGCAGTAATGTGGCTAGAGCGTTGGTTACAAACCTACCCGGGCACGCTAGTGCTTATCTCGCACGATAGAGACTTCCTAGACCCTATCGTCAACCGTATTGTCCATGTTGAAAACCAACAGCTTAACGAATACACGGGTAACTACTCATCGTTTGAAACTCAACGAGCGCAAAAGCTGATCCTGCAACAAGCGATGTTCCAGAAGCAGCAGAAACAAATGGCGCACATGCAGAGCTACATTGACCGTTTCCGCTACAAAGCTTCAAAAGCTCGCCAAGCACAAAGCCGTATTAAAGCGCTAGAGAAAATGGAGCAAGTGCTACCCGCTCAGTTTGATAACCCATTCAGCTTTGAGTTCAGAGAGCCAGACGCCCTACCAAACCCAATCATGATGATGGACGAGGTATCTGCAGGCTACGATGACAATCTGATTCTAGAAAAGATTCGCTTAAACCTAGTACCGGGCAGCCGCATTGGTCTGCTTGGTCGAAATGGCGCAGGTAAATCAACACTGATCAAACTGCTTTCAGGTGAGCTGAAACAGCAAGGTGGTGAGCTTAGCTATTCGCAAGGCGTTAAAATTGGCTACTTCGCACAGCACCAATTAGAAACGCTGCACCCAGAAGAAACACCGCTGCAACACATGATGCAGATTGCACCTAAGCATACAGAGCAACAACTGCGTGATTACCTAGGTAGCTTTGGCTTCCAAGGTGAAAAAGCACTGGATAAAGTGGCGCCATTCTCAGGTGGTGAAAAAGCGCGTTTGGTATTGGCACTACTGGTATGGCAAAAACCTAACCTATTGCTACTCGATGAACCAACCAACCACTTGGATCTCGACATGCGTCAGGCGCTGACTTTTGCATTGCAGACGTTTGAAGGCGCGATGGTTATCGTATCGCACGACCGTTACCTACTGCGTGCAACCACAGATGACCTGTACTTAGTACATGATCGCCAAGTGGCACCGTTTGATGGCGACCTAAGCGATTACTACAAGTGGTTAACCGAACAACAAAAAGTTGAGCGCAAAGAAGCACAAGCATTGGCACCAGCGAAAGATGGCGCCAACAGTGCAGCAGCGAAAAAAGAGCAGAAACGCAAAGAAGCCGAGTTCCGAAAACTGACTGCGCCACTGCGTAAAAAGCTGACTCAATTTGAAAAGCAGATGGATAAGCTGACGCAGGCTCTTGAAGAAGCCGAGCAAGAATTATCAGACACTTCACTGTATGAAGCTGAAAATAAGGCTAAACTGAATAAAGTACTCGCTCTACAAGCGAGCAGTAAATCACAGCTAGAAGAAGTTGAAATGGATTGGATGTCCACTCAAGAAGAGCTTGAGCAGATGGAACAGGATATGGATAGCTTATGA
- the astD gene encoding succinylglutamate-semialdehyde dehydrogenase translates to MTQWIAGQWVAGQGDAMTSVSPYNNEVVWQGDSATPAQVESAVAAAREAFLVWKKLSFAEREAIVLKFAEKVKENSEEIAQIIAKETGKPIWETRTEAGAMAGKIAISIRAYHERTGEASREAAGNQIVLRHRPLGVMAVFGPYNFPGHLPNGHIVPALLSGNTVVFKPSEQTPWTGEFAMKLWQEAGLPAGVINLVQGAKETGIALADAKGLDGVLFTGSANTGHILHRQFAGQPGKMLALEMGGNNPMVISDQYGDADATVYTIIQSAFISAGQRCTCARRLYVPVGEKGDLLIDKLVAATQKIRVDQPFAEPAPFMGPQISEAAAKFILDAQANLQSLGGVSLVEAKAGEAAFVSPGIIDATNIAELPDEEYFGPLLQVVRYQSLEQAVKLANDTRFGLSAGLVSTDDSEWEYFVDHIRAGIVNRNRQLTGASGDAPFGGPGASGNLRPSAYYAADYCAYPMASMEGGETQLPATFSPGIEL, encoded by the coding sequence ATGACTCAGTGGATAGCAGGACAATGGGTGGCAGGTCAAGGTGACGCCATGACATCAGTAAGCCCATACAACAACGAAGTAGTGTGGCAAGGTGATAGTGCAACACCAGCACAGGTTGAATCTGCAGTAGCAGCGGCTCGTGAAGCGTTTCTAGTTTGGAAAAAGCTGAGCTTTGCTGAGCGCGAAGCGATCGTGTTGAAGTTCGCAGAAAAAGTGAAAGAGAACAGCGAAGAGATCGCGCAAATTATCGCAAAAGAGACGGGTAAGCCTATTTGGGAAACTCGCACTGAAGCGGGCGCGATGGCAGGTAAGATCGCTATCTCTATCCGTGCTTACCACGAGCGTACTGGTGAAGCTTCACGTGAAGCGGCAGGCAACCAAATCGTACTTCGTCACCGTCCATTGGGCGTGATGGCGGTATTTGGTCCTTACAACTTCCCAGGTCACCTACCTAACGGTCATATTGTTCCAGCTCTGCTATCGGGCAACACCGTAGTATTCAAACCTTCAGAGCAGACGCCTTGGACGGGTGAGTTCGCAATGAAGCTATGGCAAGAAGCGGGTCTTCCTGCTGGCGTAATCAACCTAGTGCAAGGCGCTAAAGAGACTGGCATCGCACTGGCTGACGCTAAAGGTCTTGATGGCGTGCTATTTACGGGTAGTGCCAATACGGGTCATATCCTGCACCGCCAATTCGCGGGTCAACCGGGCAAGATGCTGGCACTAGAAATGGGCGGCAACAACCCTATGGTGATCAGTGACCAATACGGTGATGCGGACGCAACGGTATACACCATTATCCAATCGGCGTTCATCAGTGCAGGTCAACGTTGTACATGTGCTCGTCGCCTGTATGTTCCTGTTGGTGAGAAGGGCGACCTACTGATCGATAAGCTGGTCGCGGCTACGCAAAAGATTCGTGTTGATCAGCCTTTTGCTGAGCCTGCACCATTCATGGGCCCACAGATCTCAGAAGCCGCTGCTAAGTTTATTTTAGATGCACAAGCGAATCTGCAATCGCTAGGTGGTGTAAGCCTAGTAGAAGCAAAAGCGGGTGAAGCGGCGTTTGTTTCTCCGGGTATTATTGATGCCACCAACATTGCTGAACTACCAGATGAAGAGTACTTCGGTCCATTGCTACAAGTGGTTCGTTACCAGTCACTTGAGCAAGCGGTTAAACTAGCTAATGACACACGCTTTGGTTTGTCTGCTGGTCTAGTATCGACAGACGATTCTGAATGGGAATACTTCGTTGACCATATCCGCGCGGGTATTGTTAACCGTAACCGCCAACTCACAGGCGCAAGTGGTGATGCACCATTTGGTGGTCCGGGTGCTTCTGGCAACCTACGCCCAAGTGCTTACTATGCGGCGGACTACTGTGCTTACCCAATGGCTTCAATGGAAGGTGGTGAAACTCAACTGCCAGCTACGTTTAGCCCAGGTATCGAGCTGTAG
- a CDS encoding TIGR02444 family protein, with protein sequence MSPEHAPISLTLERLWQFSLQYYSVRGVKDACLALQNQFHGNVNLLLLLKWLDEQQLSFAEEEWHKVQQCLSRSETLLHSYRELRKHLKAHVVDSLYREALQFELQLEKQQQSDLVDCINSLELYTNQQSPLAFQYCRLLGAENLYDAFSEPAPQP encoded by the coding sequence ATGAGCCCAGAGCACGCCCCAATATCACTAACACTGGAACGACTATGGCAATTTAGCCTTCAGTATTACAGTGTGCGCGGTGTAAAGGATGCGTGCTTAGCTTTGCAAAACCAGTTCCACGGCAACGTCAATCTACTGCTGCTTCTAAAATGGCTTGATGAGCAGCAACTCTCCTTTGCGGAAGAAGAGTGGCACAAAGTACAACAGTGCTTAAGCCGCTCTGAAACCTTGCTCCATAGTTATCGAGAGCTGCGCAAGCACCTCAAGGCACACGTTGTGGATTCACTCTACCGTGAAGCCTTACAGTTTGAATTGCAGCTTGAGAAACAACAGCAGTCCGATCTCGTCGATTGTATTAACTCCCTAGAGTTGTACACCAATCAGCAATCGCCTCTCGCATTTCAATACTGCCGTTTACTTGGGGCTGAAAACCTCTATGACGCATTTTCTGAACCAGCACCTCAGCCCTAA
- the astA gene encoding arginine N-succinyltransferase, with translation MLVVRPIKLSDYDALHTCAVESGHGFTSLPVNEELLTNRITHSEYSFAKQDVTEPGDEGYLMVGFDTETGEVAGTTGIEASIGWDVPFYSYHISKVVHSSQKLGVNNVVKLLTFGNNYTGCSEICTLFLRPAFRGGLNGRLMSKCRFLIMSEHPERFSKTIFAEMRGVSDAEGNSPFWQWLQEHFFSIDFTLADYLTGIGKKGFIADLMPKLPIYVNLLSKEAQAVIGEVHDNTRPALKLLEREGFTNRGYVDIFDAGPTVECDLRNIESVRHSIRAQVQIAEHSSSKDFLIGNTSFENFRAVAAKGAYDQASDTVILSPEVASALEVKEGEYVRMLAQ, from the coding sequence ATGCTAGTTGTTCGCCCAATAAAACTATCTGATTACGATGCGCTGCATACCTGCGCCGTTGAGTCAGGACATGGATTCACATCTCTTCCGGTTAACGAAGAACTGTTAACTAACCGTATTACTCACTCTGAATACAGCTTTGCCAAACAAGACGTGACTGAACCCGGTGACGAAGGCTACCTAATGGTTGGCTTCGACACTGAAACCGGTGAAGTTGCGGGTACCACAGGCATTGAAGCTTCAATTGGTTGGGATGTTCCATTTTACTCTTACCATATCAGTAAAGTGGTTCACTCATCGCAAAAGCTTGGCGTGAATAACGTCGTGAAGCTGCTGACTTTCGGTAACAACTACACGGGATGCAGTGAGATTTGTACGCTGTTCTTGCGTCCGGCTTTCCGTGGTGGATTGAATGGCCGTTTGATGTCGAAGTGTCGCTTCTTGATCATGTCTGAGCACCCTGAGCGTTTCTCGAAAACGATTTTTGCTGAGATGCGTGGTGTATCGGATGCAGAAGGCAATTCTCCTTTCTGGCAATGGCTGCAAGAGCATTTCTTCTCGATTGATTTCACGCTTGCCGATTACCTAACCGGTATTGGCAAGAAAGGCTTCATTGCTGACCTAATGCCAAAGCTACCTATCTACGTGAACCTACTGAGCAAAGAAGCTCAGGCGGTGATTGGAGAGGTACATGACAATACACGTCCTGCACTTAAGTTGCTGGAGCGTGAAGGTTTCACTAACCGTGGTTATGTCGACATCTTTGATGCGGGCCCGACGGTTGAGTGTGATCTTAGAAACATCGAATCGGTGCGTCACTCAATTCGAGCACAGGTTCAAATTGCAGAGCACTCTAGCTCTAAAGACTTCCTAATTGGTAATACCTCGTTTGAGAACTTCCGCGCAGTAGCCGCGAAAGGTGCGTATGACCAAGCAAGCGACACAGTGATTTTATCACCTGAAGTAGCAAGCGCTCTTGAAGTAAAAGAAGGCGAATACGTTCGCATGTTGGCTCAATAA
- a CDS encoding YheU family protein: MIIPWQDIAPETLENLIKEFVLREGTDYGDVEISLQSKIDQVKHQLASGDVSIVFSELHETVDIQVTKRF, encoded by the coding sequence ATGATCATCCCATGGCAAGACATCGCGCCAGAGACACTGGAAAACCTCATCAAAGAATTCGTGCTGCGTGAAGGCACAGACTATGGCGACGTTGAGATCTCACTGCAAAGCAAGATTGATCAGGTGAAACATCAATTAGCTTCTGGTGACGTGAGCATCGTGTTTTCCGAACTGCACGAGACCGTTGATATCCAGGTGACAAAACGCTTCTAG
- a CDS encoding DUF1338 domain-containing protein, producing the protein MTPDLLFKSLWDDYIHRLCPSAEKVHHLLKEDEALINDHIALRTFNVAPLGIETLAKPFLELGYKACGDYLFESKKLVAKHYEHPDLKQPKVFISELKVEECSSELQQIVAKLVEQVDASKLQGHEFLFGGRLWDLSFADFQVLAKESEYASWLAAHGYGANHFTVSVNQLNAFDEVQAVNDYLIESGFTINASGGEVKGSPEVLLEQSSTMADKVPVSFVEGNEMIPGGFYEFAKRYAMANGELYTGFVAASADKIFESTNG; encoded by the coding sequence ATGACGCCCGATCTACTCTTTAAATCACTATGGGATGATTACATTCATAGGCTTTGTCCATCGGCTGAGAAAGTACACCACTTGCTGAAGGAAGATGAAGCGCTGATTAACGATCATATTGCACTGCGTACTTTCAATGTAGCTCCGCTGGGTATTGAAACACTGGCTAAGCCTTTTCTTGAGCTAGGTTATAAAGCGTGTGGCGATTACTTATTTGAGAGCAAGAAGCTAGTCGCGAAGCATTACGAGCATCCAGATCTAAAACAGCCGAAAGTGTTCATCAGTGAGTTGAAGGTAGAAGAGTGCTCAAGTGAGCTACAACAGATCGTTGCTAAGCTCGTTGAGCAAGTCGATGCAAGCAAGCTGCAAGGTCATGAATTCCTGTTTGGCGGACGCCTTTGGGATTTAAGCTTCGCAGATTTCCAAGTGCTGGCAAAAGAGAGTGAATACGCGTCTTGGTTAGCGGCCCATGGTTACGGTGCCAACCACTTTACGGTGAGCGTAAATCAACTTAACGCCTTTGATGAAGTTCAGGCCGTGAATGACTATCTGATCGAATCGGGTTTCACTATCAATGCATCTGGTGGTGAGGTTAAAGGCTCTCCAGAGGTCTTATTAGAGCAATCATCAACAATGGCAGACAAAGTCCCAGTTTCATTTGTTGAAGGCAATGAGATGATTCCTGGAGGCTTCTATGAGTTCGCTAAGCGTTATGCGATGGCGAATGGTGAGCTTTACACCGGCTTTGTTGCGGCATCGGCGGACAAGATCTTCGAAAGCACTAACGGTTAA
- a CDS encoding phosphoribulokinase, with amino-acid sequence MSAKHPIIAVTGSSGAGTTTTSEAFRKMFNMMDVKAAWVEGDSFHRFTRPEMDVEIRKAREQGKHISYFGPQANDFGALEEFFRQYGNEGTGKVRSYLHTFDEAVPYNQMPGTFTPWQDIPENSDVMFYEGLHGGVVDGDINVSQHVDLLIGMVPIVNLEWIQKFVRDTRDRGHSREAVMDSIVRSMDDYLNYITPQFSRTHINFQRVPTVDTSNPLNAKGIPSLDESFVVIRLRGIKNVDFPYLLAMIDGSFMSRHNTLVVPGGKMSFAMELIVRPILQQLIETGKIG; translated from the coding sequence ATGTCCGCTAAACATCCAATTATTGCGGTGACGGGTTCATCTGGAGCCGGCACCACCACTACCTCAGAAGCCTTCCGCAAAATGTTCAATATGATGGACGTGAAGGCTGCTTGGGTAGAAGGGGATAGTTTCCACCGATTCACTCGACCAGAAATGGATGTCGAGATCCGCAAGGCGCGCGAGCAAGGTAAGCACATTAGCTACTTTGGTCCACAAGCCAACGACTTTGGTGCATTAGAAGAGTTCTTCCGTCAATACGGGAACGAAGGCACCGGTAAAGTACGTAGTTACCTACACACCTTCGATGAAGCTGTTCCTTATAATCAAATGCCGGGCACCTTCACGCCATGGCAAGATATCCCTGAAAATTCCGATGTGATGTTTTACGAGGGCCTGCACGGCGGTGTCGTTGATGGCGATATCAATGTCTCTCAACACGTCGATCTGCTGATTGGCATGGTGCCTATCGTAAACCTAGAATGGATTCAGAAATTCGTTCGTGACACACGCGATCGTGGCCACTCTCGCGAAGCGGTAATGGACTCTATTGTACGTTCAATGGATGATTACCTTAACTATATTACCCCGCAGTTTTCACGTACGCATATCAACTTTCAGCGTGTTCCAACCGTAGATACATCGAACCCACTCAACGCCAAAGGGATTCCAAGTTTAGACGAAAGCTTCGTAGTTATACGTTTGCGTGGCATCAAAAACGTCGATTTCCCTTACCTTTTGGCAATGATTGACGGCTCATTTATGTCTCGTCATAACACGCTAGTGGTGCCAGGGGGCAAGATGAGTTTTGCTATGGAGCTCATTGTAAGGCCAATCCTACAACAACTCATCGAAACCGGAAAAATAGGTTAA
- the crp gene encoding cAMP-activated global transcriptional regulator CRP → MVLGKPQTDPTLEWFLSHCHIHKYPSKSTLIHAGEKAETLYYIVKGSVAVLIKDEEGKEMILSYLNQGDFIGELGLFEEDQERTAWVRAKSPCEVAEISFKKFRQLIQVNPDILMRLSAQMASRLQVTSQKVGDLAFLDVTGRIAQTLLNLAKQPDAMTHPDGMQIKITRQEIGQIVGCSRETVGRILKMLEEQNLISAHGKTIVVYGTR, encoded by the coding sequence ATGGTTCTAGGTAAACCTCAAACCGATCCAACATTAGAGTGGTTCCTTTCACACTGTCATATTCATAAGTACCCTTCAAAAAGTACTTTGATTCATGCTGGTGAAAAGGCAGAAACCTTGTACTACATCGTTAAAGGTTCTGTGGCAGTTCTTATCAAAGACGAAGAAGGTAAGGAAATGATTCTTTCTTACCTAAACCAAGGCGACTTCATCGGTGAGCTAGGCTTGTTCGAAGAAGACCAAGAGCGTACTGCTTGGGTTCGTGCTAAATCTCCTTGTGAAGTAGCTGAAATTTCTTTCAAGAAATTCCGTCAACTTATCCAAGTGAACCCAGACATCCTGATGCGCCTTTCAGCGCAAATGGCAAGCCGCCTACAAGTAACTAGCCAAAAGGTTGGTGACTTAGCGTTCCTTGACGTAACAGGTCGTATCGCTCAAACGCTACTAAACCTAGCGAAACAGCCAGATGCAATGACTCACCCTGACGGCATGCAAATCAAGATCACTCGTCAAGAGATTGGCCAGATCGTTGGTTGTTCTCGTGAGACAGTAGGTCGTATCTTGAAGATGCTAGAAGAGCAGAACCTAATTTCTGCACACGGTAAAACTATCGTGGTATACGGCACTCGTTAA
- a CDS encoding aspartate aminotransferase family protein — MTVENKVERSLFNEVMVPCYNPMEMIPVKGEGARVWDQQGREYIDFAGGIAVSCLGHCHPAMVNAVTEQANKIWHLSNVMTNEPALRLAKKLTDVCFAEKVFFANSGAEANEAALKLARRWAADVHGPEKSEIIAFKQGFHGRTFFTVTVGGQEAYSDGFGPKPGDVTHLPYNDIAALEAHISDRTCAIMMEPLQGEGGIISPTSEFVNTVRELCDKHNALLIFDEVQTGNGRTGNFYAYQGLGVTPDILSTAKSLGGGFPIGAMLTTSELATHLKVGTHGSTYGGNPLACAVAEAVVDVVSQPETLAGVKEREALFRDGLAKINDKYQIFSEVRGKGLLLGAALNDEWQGRARDVLVAAGEQGLMVLVAGTNVVRFTPSLVITTQEIEEGLSKLDKAIATLV; from the coding sequence ATGACAGTGGAAAATAAAGTAGAACGTAGTCTGTTTAATGAGGTGATGGTGCCTTGTTATAACCCAATGGAAATGATCCCGGTAAAAGGGGAAGGCGCACGCGTTTGGGACCAACAAGGCCGAGAGTATATCGACTTTGCTGGTGGTATCGCTGTGAGCTGTTTGGGTCACTGTCACCCGGCAATGGTTAACGCAGTTACTGAGCAAGCAAACAAGATTTGGCACCTAAGTAACGTGATGACCAACGAACCTGCACTGCGTCTAGCGAAAAAGCTAACAGACGTATGTTTTGCAGAAAAAGTATTCTTTGCAAACTCTGGCGCAGAAGCGAATGAAGCAGCACTTAAGCTAGCTCGTCGTTGGGCGGCGGATGTTCACGGTCCTGAGAAATCTGAAATCATTGCATTCAAACAAGGTTTCCACGGTCGTACTTTCTTTACTGTAACGGTTGGTGGTCAAGAGGCTTACTCTGATGGCTTCGGTCCAAAACCTGGCGATGTGACTCACCTGCCTTACAATGATATTGCAGCGCTAGAAGCGCACATCTCTGATCGTACTTGTGCCATCATGATGGAACCTCTGCAAGGCGAGGGCGGTATCATTTCTCCAACGTCTGAATTCGTGAACACAGTTCGTGAACTGTGTGACAAACACAATGCACTGCTTATCTTTGATGAAGTGCAAACAGGTAATGGCCGTACTGGTAATTTCTATGCTTACCAAGGTCTAGGTGTAACACCAGACATCTTGAGCACAGCAAAATCTCTAGGTGGTGGTTTCCCTATCGGCGCAATGCTCACAACTTCTGAACTTGCGACACACCTAAAAGTCGGCACGCATGGCTCTACTTACGGTGGTAATCCACTGGCGTGTGCAGTGGCAGAAGCGGTGGTTGATGTCGTTAGCCAACCTGAAACTCTGGCCGGCGTGAAAGAGCGCGAAGCTCTGTTCCGCGATGGCCTAGCGAAGATTAACGATAAGTACCAAATTTTCAGTGAAGTTCGTGGTAAAGGCCTATTGCTAGGTGCTGCACTCAACGACGAATGGCAAGGACGTGCACGTGACGTATTAGTAGCAGCAGGCGAACAAGGCTTGATGGTACTGGTTGCGGGTACAAACGTGGTTCGTTTTACTCCATCGCTGGTTATCACTACACAAGAAATTGAAGAAGGCTTATCAAAACTAGACAAAGCAATCGCTACGCTAGTTTAG
- a CDS encoding hydrolase: protein MTIFTAAAGLSNPHLQTLVPRFIRKQALFNPQWQTLETPDGDFLDLAWSESPDGDNPNSDDIKNKPIFVLFHGLEGSFESPYANGLMNAFAKDGWLSVMMHFRGCSGKPNRLARAYHSGEVEDARFFLRHLHAQFPNNPKVAVGISLGGNMLANYLAEYADDPLLSAATIVSAPFDLACCSSRIERGFSKLYKKYLLNSLKSNALKKVKLLQEKLGITAESIKKIDKLYEFDERITAPLHGFKNAQDYYAQCSALPKLNKIKLPTQIIHAKDDPFMTDDVIPKFVLPDNIDYRLFQKGGHVGFITGSTLKPRFWLEEALPAYYESIQGSA, encoded by the coding sequence ATGACAATATTTACCGCAGCAGCTGGTCTATCTAATCCGCACTTACAAACCTTAGTGCCACGATTTATTAGAAAGCAGGCGTTGTTCAACCCGCAATGGCAAACCTTAGAAACACCCGATGGTGACTTTCTAGACCTTGCTTGGAGCGAATCGCCAGATGGCGACAATCCAAATAGTGACGATATAAAGAACAAACCGATATTCGTGCTGTTCCACGGTTTGGAAGGCAGTTTTGAGAGCCCTTATGCCAATGGACTAATGAATGCGTTTGCTAAAGATGGTTGGCTGTCGGTGATGATGCACTTTAGAGGCTGTAGCGGAAAACCGAATCGCTTGGCTCGCGCATATCACTCCGGTGAAGTTGAAGACGCTCGCTTCTTCCTCAGGCATCTACACGCTCAGTTTCCCAATAACCCAAAGGTGGCGGTTGGCATCTCCTTGGGAGGAAACATGTTGGCAAACTATTTGGCGGAATACGCAGATGACCCACTGTTGTCAGCAGCAACAATAGTCTCCGCCCCCTTTGACTTGGCCTGTTGTTCAAGTCGCATAGAACGCGGATTCTCGAAGCTCTATAAGAAGTACCTGCTTAATTCACTCAAATCGAATGCGTTGAAAAAGGTGAAGCTGTTGCAAGAGAAACTCGGCATCACGGCTGAATCCATCAAGAAGATCGACAAGCTGTATGAGTTTGATGAACGAATTACTGCGCCCCTGCACGGCTTCAAAAACGCGCAAGACTACTACGCACAGTGCTCCGCTCTTCCTAAGCTCAATAAAATCAAACTACCGACACAGATCATTCACGCCAAAGACGATCCTTTCATGACCGATGATGTGATTCCAAAATTCGTTCTACCGGATAACATCGATTATCGCCTATTTCAGAAAGGCGGCCATGTAGGATTTATCACTGGTAGCACACTCAAACCACGATTCTGGTTAGAGGAAGCCTTACCTGCGTATTATGAGAGTATCCAAGGTTCAGCATAA